The following are from one region of the Cyclopterus lumpus isolate fCycLum1 chromosome 21, fCycLum1.pri, whole genome shotgun sequence genome:
- the si:ch211-218d20.15 gene encoding uncharacterized protein si:ch211-218d20.15, with the protein MAASTSEPLCQPCVYHEAFKVELQVRRPLMPVQLSPERVGLEMLCLCGQLDLLIRAQMQQFQEQLGQGCSPEEADTFQAQGSEILDQMLQCLEHLPKPMPQLEDYLDMVGLSVMFPRVEVFLIQGSPVDMLESPPMDEYFSHVSRLNQLLVLSQQLEEDIRHLGSHKYIAHQLSVIYQVVSSFRGIQAFSEMKKDIEANFKQMKQSLAVEEGSRHEPQLAAHYITWILELTQSLTTVVLTLPEELTEDLEQAVTFVSQFIS; encoded by the exons ATGGCGGCGAGCACGTCCGAGCCGCTCTGCCAGCCGTGCGTTTACCACGAAGCATTCAAAG TGGAGCTGCAGGTGAGGAGACCTCTGATGCCGGTCCAGCTGAGTCCGGAGCGGGTGGGCCTGGAGATGTTGTGTCTTTGCGGGCAGCTGGACCTCCTCATCAGGGCACAGATGCAGCAG TTCCAGGAGCAGTTGGGACAGGGCTGTAGCCCAGAGGAGGCGGACACTTTCCAGGCTCAGGGATCCGAGATTCTCGACCAGATGCTGCAGTGCCTTGAACATCTACCGAAGCCCATGCCCCAGCTAGAG GACTACCTGGACATGGTGGGCCTGTCAGTAATGTTCCCCCGGGTGGAGGTGTTCCTGATTCAAGGCAGCCCTGTGGACATGCTGGAGAGCCCCCCGATGGAcg AATACTTCTCCCACGTCTCCAGACTGAACCAGCTCCTGGTGCTGAGTCAGCAGCTGGAGGAAGACATCAGGCACCTCGGAAGTCACAAATACATTGCCCACCAACTGTCGGTCATCTAT CAAGTCGTCAGCTCTTTCCGAGGAATTCAGGCTTTCTCCGAAATGAAGAAAGACATTGAGGCCAACTTCAAACAGATGAAGCAGTCTCTGGCGGTGGAGGAAGGTTCCAGGCACGAACCTCAGCTGGCCGCTCACTACATCACATG GATCTTAGAGCTGACTCAGAGCTTAACAACGGTGGTGTTGACACTGCCAGAGGAGCTCACGGAAGACCTAGAGCAGGCCGTGACCTTCGTGTCCCAATTCATTTCCTGA